The stretch of DNA tttaaaattgacttgataaaaattcataattaactaaTACTACCAACAtttaacttttatcaaatcaatcctAAAGCTTGAAAAAATTATGAACATCAAATTGCATTTAACAAAacacaaaatcgaacaaactcacaattaatattaaatttattctattaacaaaattataaaaattaaaacttaataataCTAGACATTAACTTTCATTAACCTTAAAAAGTCAACATTTTTATTATTggataccaaaatatataatttttaccaAATAGAAATACAAGTATCATTTACCCAAAAAAAACTCACTTTAAGAAAGATGTCAAACTCGAATATctgataatgataaaattatattttgatttattcaaaaaCTATAGTTCAATTCTAAGCCTTATGACTTTCTCCTATGTTTGATATAAATAGAgttaatatactatttggtaCTTAAATATGATTcaatgttgaatttgatattgaagCTTCCTTCAATGTTCACTTCAATACATattgatacataaaattttcaatatattactttgattttttttctcccAACATTTGGCTTCAATACTGATATTGTTTTCATACCATTTAAGAAcattttttttttagtaaagCACCAAATGAAAGGACTACATTGATAATTGAAGCGAAAGCCAAAATCAGGTAGCAAATGGTAGAAAAAATAGGATTAAAAAGGTAAAGAGAAATGACCTCTTAAACTTTCCAAGGTTGCGGCTGCCTATGACAAGGAGATCAACATGCATTTCTTGGGCCGCTCGGCATATCTTCTCTTTAGGGTCCCCTTCAAATACCAAAGTCTCCACTTCAATGTTCTGCATCAAAATCATCTTCTTTCATCAATACTCCTTTGACATACATATGCCTCGAATATATGTGGAGGATTCTTTTATTGTGCATATACGGCATACCATTTTCTCTTTGCACATATCGGATGCACGGGAAACTAACGCTTTTGCAATTTGTTGTTGAGCTTTCTTAACCGACTCCTCAACTGAAGACGGTATGTAAAATGCTGTTGAAACTTGAAAACATTAGaatcattaatatattatattaaacaaaagaaatatttaataaataaattatgcagaaagttaaaattttaaaatatatatatatattcgaatgctGTTTATGCATGTCCTAATGCACCTGCATGATCGAAAATCTTGAGTTCATCCAAAACATCCAATTAAATGTCACATGACAAACTTAGACCAAGTCCTTAAATGTTCATATgactaaaaaaaatcatgaactcGAGacttaatcttttttatttatcaaGTCATCTTTAAAATTAGGCCTTCAATTTTTATTTCGAAAAACCTTAAATGAGACTTGTATGAGTATCACTCTAAATATAGGACTTGTATCACTCTTTGAACATTGTGAAGTCTAAAATTCGACTCATAGTATATTAAATTTTCCTTGGTAAATTGGTAAAAGGAGACGTGTTGCATATCTTTTATGGAAGAGATTGAGATTTGGTAGTGAAAGGAAATGATTTATCCAAAAAGaaagtgaaattaattttacCTGTACCTCCAGGTCCAGCAGGGACATAGTGAAGGTGGAAAGCCTGCTGAACATGAACTAGACTCAGAGTGATGAGCCGCGAACCGGCCTCGTCGTTAGCTTCAGGTTGTTCTGGTGCAGCAGTGGCAGTGATGCAACCGAATAGGTTATCGAGGGTCCATTGAAGTCCATGGAAACTCTCATCACTCTCGTCAATAACCACCATTATTCTCGTCTTTTTTACCAAACCTTCCTGCTGCGCCACCAACTTTCCTTTCTCTGTCTCCATCACCAAACTTGGCCTCCATCCACTTCATTCATTTCTATAATATCTATTCACGTAAGTAAGGGCAGGGATGAATCTCCCTTATTCTGGATAGAAATTAAACGTGTAAGTTTGCAATCATGTCGACGACAAAAGAAATGAAACGTGGCGGCCATGCATGCAaacaacacaatttctcaaatGATAAGCAAAACCAATGCGCGTTTGTCAATAGATGAGCATCTCCAGCAGCGTTTATCAACACCTGCTTCGCacgtttttttttttataatttatatacggAAAATTAGGCATATATATACACACGCTGTTTTTGAGAAATAATAGGAATTTAAGTTTTCTTTCTTAGAAATTTGGAGAAATAAGTTATTGTTGTGAAATGTTGGTGCC from Gossypium hirsutum isolate 1008001.06 chromosome D04, Gossypium_hirsutum_v2.1, whole genome shotgun sequence encodes:
- the LOC107899199 gene encoding universal stress protein Sll1388 isoform X2; this encodes METEKGKLVAQQEGLVKKTRIMVVIDESDESFHGLQWTLDNLFGCITATAAPEQPEANDEAGSRLITLSLVHVQQAFHLHYVPAGPGGTAFYIPSSVEESVKKAQQQIAKALVSRASDMCKEKMNIEVETLVFEGDPKEKICRAAQEMHVDLLVIGSRNLGKFKRAFLGSVSDYCAQHANCPVLIVKSPKEASK
- the LOC107899199 gene encoding universal stress protein YxiE isoform X1, whose translation is METEKGKLVAQQEGLVKKTRIMVVIDESDESFHGLQWTLDNLFGCITATAAPEQPEANDEAGSRLITLSLVHVQQAFHLHYVPAGPGGTVSTAFYIPSSVEESVKKAQQQIAKALVSRASDMCKEKMNIEVETLVFEGDPKEKICRAAQEMHVDLLVIGSRNLGKFKRAFLGSVSDYCAQHANCPVLIVKSPKEASK